From a region of the Mercurialis annua linkage group LG1-X, ddMerAnnu1.2, whole genome shotgun sequence genome:
- the LOC126682385 gene encoding LOW QUALITY PROTEIN: uncharacterized protein LOC126682385 (The sequence of the model RefSeq protein was modified relative to this genomic sequence to represent the inferred CDS: inserted 1 base in 1 codon), whose translation MSSGTDVVAMRWGTWEELLLGGAVLRHGTRDWDLVSAELRARTVCPFTPQVCKVKYEDLKQRFSGSTALFEELRKQRMAELKQALEKSEDSIGSLESKLETLKAERINDSNVGCESSQTESVIPFQKSDGLESSSKETSKDGLSAGSFTQETRTNWSPRCEVPASPLLEEIETKKEVLISPKRENVLGIGNLAGPFGIGHGGSIRRRRGKRKRKDCIKDMKEGSVGDSDFWGSTDVLSATRCKDNSTSTSCQTGRVLVVDDKSRVFKKDEHADLVAIFDSIAENKCASVFRRRLDSQKRGRYKKMILQHVDFDTLRSRISSHTITSLKEVFRDMLLLANNALVFYSKTTREYKSALLLREIVTKSLRQHLKNYISKTTITLLSSTPQILDPPVKPCSVRPANRKSLEKAPKVGNSVAKGLKPGKEMNNGRSLAPAESLTMPKKGSGRPRKAGRGTVAKQPEKPTKGRKRTRARWITQRTKTGYFQIKLTVIENYHSVILVCNEQIIVVIVIISQVRGFETAFFWINASRDFLALFEELRKQRMAELKQALEKSEDSIWSVVAQYELLLKSHSIDEIKIIQFLFSWSLETKLETVKAVRINDSNVGCESSQTESVIPFQKSDGVESSSKEMLKDRLSVGSFTQETRTNWSPRCEVPASPILEETEIKKEVPISPKHGNFLGIGNLAGSFTQETRTDWSPTCEVLAFPLLEEIEIKREVPISPKHENVLSIGNLTGSFTQETRTNWSPRCKVPASRLLEETEIKKEVSIAPQHGNVLGMGNLARSFTQETRTNWSPRCEVPASPLLEETEIKTEVLITPKHENVLDIGNLAGSFTQETRTDWSPTCEVLAFPLLEEIEINREVPISPKHENVLSIGNLAGGFTQESRTNWSPRYKVRASPLLEKTEIKKEVLIAPKHEKILGIGNLAGAFCIGHGGSIIRRRRGKRKRKDCIKDMKEGSVGDSDFWGSTDVLSATRCKDNSTSTSCRTGRFLVVDDKSRVLKKDEHADLVAIFDSIAENKCASVFRRRLDSQRRGRYKKMILQHVDFDTLRSKISSHTITSLEEVFRDMLLLANNVLVFYSKTTREYKSALLLREIVTKSLRQHLKNFRKTPITLLLSXTTRLDPPVKPCRTRPAYRTLWRCRKLGTLLRKVQNRERFKIG comes from the exons ATGAGTAGCGGTACGGATGTGGTGGCAATGAGATGGGGCACATGGGAAGAATTGTTGTTGGGTGGGGCCGTGCTCCGGCACGGTACCCGAGATTGGGATTTGGTTTCCGCAGAGCTCCGTGCCCGAACCGTTTGCCCGTTTACTCCTCAG GTATGTAAAGTCAAGTACGAGGATTTGAAACAGCGCTTTTCTGGATCTAC AGCTTTATTTGAAGAGCTACGAAAGCAGCGAATGGCAGAGCTGAAGCAAGCTTTAGAAAAATCTGAAGACTCAATTGG gtCCCTGGAATCAAAGCTTGAAACTCTTAAGGCTGAGAGAATAAACGATAGCAACGTTGGTTGTGAATCTAGTCAGACTGAATCAGTCATACCATTTCAGAAATCTGATGGTCTCGAATCTTCTAGTAAAGAGACGTCGAAAGATGGACTTTCAGCTGGGAGTTTTACTCAGGAAACCAGAACAAATTGGTCACCACGATGCGAGGTTCCTGCTTCTCCATTATTAGAAGAAATTGAGACTAAGAAAGAAGTCTTGATATCTCCTAAACGCGAGAACGTTTTAGGCATAGGGAATCTGGCGGGGCCCTTTGGTATTGGACATGGAGGGAGTATAAGGAGGAGGAGAGGAAAGAGAAAGAGGAAAGATTGTATCAAGGATATGAAAGAAGGGAGCGTCGGAGACAGTGACTTTTGGGGGTCAACCGATGTTTTATCAGCTACAAGATGCAAAGATAATTCAACAAGCACTTCTTGTCAAACTGGTAGAGTTTTGGTTGTTGATGATAAAAGCAGAGTCTTTAAGAAGGATGAACACGCTGATCTTGTTGCAATTTTTGATTCGATTGCGGAGAATAAATGTGCCAGCGTCTTTCGTCGGAGGCTAGATAGCCAG AAGAGAGGAAGGTACAAGAAAATGATATTGCAGCATGTGGATTTTGATACTTTAAGGTCTAGAATTTCGAGTCATACAATCACTTCACTTAAAGAAGTCTTCAGAGACATGCTTCTACTTGCTAACAATGCCCTAGTCTTTTACTCGAAGACCACGCGCGAATACAAGTCTGCGTTACTCCTCCGAGAAATAGTCACAAAAAGCTTACGGCAGCACTTGAAGAACTATATCAGCAAGACTACTATAACCCTCCTCTCGAGCACACCACAAATACTAGATCCTCCTGTAAAACCTTGCAGCGTCCGCCCTGCTAATCGAAAATCGTTGGAAAAGGCGCCAAAAGTTGGGAACTCTGTTGCGAAAGGTTTAAAACCGGGTAAAGAGATGAACAATGGTCGTTCTCTTGCTCCAGCAGAATCCTTAACTATGCCGAAGAAAGGATCTGGCAGACCAAGAAAAGCCGGGCGCGGAACTGTTGCTAAGCAACCTGAAAAACCGACGAAAGGAAGAAAGAGAACCCGAGCCAGGTG GATAACTCAACGTACAAAAACTGGTTATTTTCAGATTAAACTAACTGTTATAGAAAACTATCATT CTGTTATACT AGTTTGTAATGAGCAGATTATTgttgttattgttattata AGTCAAGTACGAGGATTTGAAACAGCGTTTTTCTGGATCAATGCAAGTAGAGATTTTTT AGCTTTATTTGAAGAGCTACGAAAGCAGCGAATGGCAGAGCTGAAGCAAGCTTTAGAAAAATCTGAAGACTCAATT TGGTCAGTCGTTGCCCAATATGAACTTCTTTTGAAGTCACATTCCATCGATGAGatcaaaataattcaatttttgttcTCCTG GTCCCTGGAAACAAAGCTTGAAACTGTTAAGGCTGTGAGAATAAACGATAGCAACGTTGGTTGTGAATCTAGTCAGACTGAATCAGTCATACCATTTCAGAAATCTGATGGAGTCGAATCTTCCAGTAAAGAGATGTTGAAAGATCGACTTTCAGTTGGGAGTTTTACTCAGGAAACCAGAACAAATTGGTCACCAAGATGCGAGGTTCCTGCTTCTCCGATATTAGAAGAAACTGAGATTAAGAAAGAAGTCCCGATATCTCCTAAACACGGGAACTTTTTAGGCATAGGGAATCTGGCCGGGAGTTTTACTCAAGAAACGAGAACAGATTGGTCACCAACATGCGAGGTTCTTGCTTTTCCATTATTAGAAGAAATTGAGATTAAGAGAGAAGTCCCGATATCTCCTAAACACGAGAACGTTTTAAGCATAGGGAATCTGACCGGGAGTTTTACTCAAGAAACCAGAACAAATTGGTCACCAAGATGCAAGGTTCCGGCTTCTCGATTATTAGAAGAAACTGAGATTAAGAAAGAAGTCTCAATAGCTCCTCAACACGGGAACGTTTTAGGCATGGGGAATCTGGCCCGGAGTTTTACTCAAGAAACCAGAACAAATTGGTCACCAAGATGCGAGGTTCCTGCTTCTCCGTTATTAGAAGAAACTGAGATAAAGACAGAAGTCTTGATAACTCCTAAACACGAGAACGTTTTAGACATAGGGAATCTGGCTGGGAGTTTTACTCAAGAAACCAGAACAGATTGGTCACCAACATGCGAGGTTCTTGCTTTTCCATTATTAGAAGAAATTGAGATTAACAGAGAAGTCCCAATATCTCCTAAACACGAGAACGTTTTAAGCATAGGGAATCTGGCCGGGGGTTTTACTCAAGAATCCAGAACAAATTGGTCACCAAGATACAAGGTTCGTGCTTCTCCATTATTAGAAAAAACTGAGATTAAGAAAGAAGTCCTGATAGCTCCTAAACACGAGAAAATTTTAGGCATAGGGAATCTGGCCGGGGCCTTTTGTATTGGAcatggagggagtataataaGGAGGAGGAGAGGAAAGAGAAAGAGGAAAGATTGTATCAAGGATATGAAGGAAGGGAGTGTCGGAGATAGTGACTTTTGGGGGTCAACCGACGTTTTATCAGCTACAAGATGCAAAGATAATTCAACAAGCACCTCTTGTCGAACTGGTAGATTTTTGGTTGTTGATGATAAAAGCAGAGTCTTAAAGAAGGATGAACACGCTGATCTTGTCGCAATCTTTGATTCGATTGCGGAGAATAAATGTGCCAGCGTCTTTCGTCGGAGGCTAGATAGCCAG AGGAGAGGAAGGTACAAGAAAATGATATTGCAGCATGTGGATTTTGACACTTTAAGGTCTAAAATTTCCAGTCATACAATCACATCACTTGAAGAAGTTTTCAGAGACATGCTTCTACTTGCTAACAATGTCCTAGTCTTTTACTCGAAGACTACTCGCGAGTACAAGTCTGCGTTACTCCTCCGAGAAATTGTCACCAAAAGCTTACGGCAGCATTTGAAGAACTTCAGAAAGACTCCTATAACCCTTCTCTTGA AAACCACAAGACTCGATCCTCCTGTAAAACCTTGCCGCACTCGCCCTGCTTATCGAACTCTTTGGAGGTGTCGAAAGTTGGGAACTCTGTTGCGAAAGGTTCAAAATCGAGAAAGGTTTAAAATCGGGTAA
- the LOC126654133 gene encoding katanin p80 WD40 repeat-containing subunit B1 homolog KTN80.3-like, with protein sequence MTKRGYKLQEFAAHSTNVNCLSIGKKSSRMLVTGGDDCKVNLWAIGNPSSLMSLSGHTSPIESLAFDSAEVLVLGGASTGMIKLWDLEEAKVVRSLTGHRSNCTAVEFHPFGEFFASGSADTNLKIWDIRKKGTIHTYKGHTRGVSTIRFSPDGRWVVSGGFDNAVKVWDLTAGKLLHDFKFHEGHIRSLDFHPLEFLLATGSADRTVKFWDLETFELIGSTRPEATGVRATTFHPDGRTFFCGLDDSLKVYSWEPVICHDAIDIGWSTLGDLCIQEGKLLGCSYYRNSVAVWAADISLIEPYGAGFVSKESDSDKKFSNPKSDSPDKVRSGLRLTSVMRSMSPDYDVKEIKNIYIDSTGGKPVSSQNVGALTSSKNVHPLDSKEMRNPPSEKKIPVIEVNAKAVGDPFNKSFVAPAFVPQDRVIEKNSNSGREKVTFSRTKPGMLLRPAHMRRLSSSKSDVDKLSAALESETFCDAPSEEEGAMILKVQTPNLEEEEKKICEEKSYNINKVTNKIEKTLSPETPSSQENVNCSSGVPSVKIVNGVAVVSGRTRSLVERFEGRERFNSEDQSATAESHTVDETSSTLAISNNITPLSTPEARDSPIVTPIISETKTKPNIETNSTPHVLPNTNRIPIRATAVTPQVIREMDRTPVAAAVTPHVIPEIDRTPAAATAVTRRVIPETDRRPVAAANGTPKAIPERERKTVASNGATRALPARERPPSPATNMTLRQRPPSPASNMTLRERPPSPATNMTRRVAPERDRTPPITEEPQVSGRDPISFNYNDIGEELLQTHDVLLVTLKSRLTKIQVVRHFWDQNDSKGAINALRKLRDHSVQADVISILTEKMEIHTLDLFSCILPVLVGLLDSKMERHISVSLEMLLKLVAVFGPVIRSTVSGPPGVGVNLQAEQRLECCKQCFVHLQMIQQILPEIIRKGGVLARLALELNLVLRES encoded by the exons ATGACGAAGCGTGGATATAAGCTGC AAGAATTTGCGGCTCATTCAACCAATGTAAACTGCTTAAGTATAGGGAAGAAGTCGAGTAGAATGCTCGTAACTGGGGGTGATGATTGCAAAGTCAATCTTTGGGCCATTGGAAATCCTTCTTCTTTGATG AGCTTGTCTGGTCATACGAGTCCCATTGAATCTTTAGCATTTGACTCAGCTGAAGTTTTAGTTCTTGGCGGTGCTTCCACAGGGATGATAAAGCTCTGGGACCTGGAAGAAGCAAAAG TGGTTCGCTCTCTTACTGGACACAGATCAAACTGCACTGCTGTTGAGTTTCATCCCTTTGGTGAATTCTTTGCATCTGGTTCTGCTGATACAAATCTGAAGATCTGGGATATCAGAAAGAAGGGTACAATTCATACTTACAAGGGTCACACTCGAGGCGTTAGTACTATTAGATTCAGTCCTGATGGTCGTTGGGTAGTTTCTGGTGGATTTGATAATGCTGTAAAG GTGTGGGATCTTACTGCTGGAAAGCTTTTACATGATTTTAAGTTCCATGAAGGGCATATTAGATCCTTAGATTTTCATCCCCTTGAATTTCTCCTAGCCACAG GTTCAGCAGACAGAACTGTGAAATTCTGGGATTTGGAAACTTTTGAATTGATTGGCTCTACTAGACCTGAG GCCACTGGAGTACGTGCAACTACCTTCCATCCTGATGGGAGGACGTTTTTTTGTGGATTAGATGATAGTCTAAAG GTTTATTCTTGGGAGCCTGTAATTTGCCATGATGCCATCGATATAGGGTGGTCCACACTCGGTGATCTCTGCATTCAAGAAGGAAAACTTTTGGGTTGCTCATATTATCGAAATTCTGTCGCAGTTTGGGCAGCTGATATTTCG CTTATTGAGCCATATGGAGCTGGCTTTGTTTCCAAAGAATCTGACTCAGACAAAAAGTTCAGCAACCCAAAAAGTGATTCGCCAGACAAAGTAAGGAGTGGTCTAAGGCTGACTTCAGTTATGCGCTCTATGTCTCCTGATTATGACGTCAAAGAAATAAAGaacatatatatagatt CTACTGGTGGAAAACCAGTTTCTTCCCAAAACGTTGGGGCTTTGACTTCTTCGAAGAATGTCCACCCGCTTGATTCAAAAGAAATGCGCAATCCACCATCAGAGAAGAAGATTCCCGTTATAGAAGTTAATGCAAAAGCAGTTGGAGATCCATTTAATAAATCTTTTGTTGCACCCGCCTTTGTGCCCCAGGATAGGGTCATTGAGAAAAACTCCAATTCTGGAAGGGAAAAAGTTACATTTTCACGGACAAAACCTGGCATGTTGCTTAGGCCAGCTCATATGCGGAGGCTATCAAGTAGCAAGAGTGATGTTGATAAGCTGTCAGCAGCTCTTGAGTCTGAAACTTTTTGCGATGCGCCAAGTGAGGAAGAAGGTGCAATGATTCTGAAAGTACAAACTCCAAATTTAGAAGAGGAAGAGAAAAAAATTTGTGAAGAAAAAAGTTACAATATCAACAAAGTTACCAACAAGATTGAGAAAACCCTATCCCCAGAGACACCTTCTAGTCAGGAAAACG TTAATTGCAGCAGCGGGGTTCCTTCTGTTAAAATTGTCAATGGAG TTGCTGTAGTATCAGGCAGGACACGCTCTCTGGTTGAAAGGTTTGAAGGACGAGAGAGATTTAACAGTGAAGATCAATCAGCAACAGCGGAATCTCATACTGTAGATGAAACAAGTAGCACACTTGCCATATCAAATAATATTACCCCTCTTTCTACGCCCGAAGCTAGAGATTCTCCCATAGTCACTCCTATCATATCTGaaaccaaaacaaaacccaacatAGAAACTAATAGTACCCCTCACGTTTTGCCCAACACAAATAGAATACCTATCAGAGCAACTGCAGTGACCCCTCAGGTTATACGGGAAATGGACAGAACACCTGTCGCAGCTGCTGTGACCCCTCATGTTATACCGGAAATAGATAGAACACCTGCCGCAGCAACTGCTGTAACTAGGCGCGTTATACCAGAAACAGATAGAAGGCCCGTTGCAGCTGCTAATGGAACTCCTAAAGCTATACctgaaagagagagaaaaactGTTGCCTCAAATGGTGCCACTCGTGCTTTACCTGCAAGAGAAAGACCACCTTCCCCAGCTACTAATATGACTCTAAGACAAAGACCACCTTCCCCAGCTAGTAATATGACTCTAAGAGAAAGACCACCTTCCCCAGCTACTAATATGACACGCCGTGTAGCACCTGAGCGGGACAGAACACCTCCCATAACG GAGGAGCCTCAGGTTTCTGGAAGGGACCCAATATCTTTTAACTATAATGATATTGGTGAAGAATTATTGCAAACTCATGATGTTCTTTTAGTTACTCTTAAATCCCGCTTAACAAAAATACAG GTGGTTCGACATTTTTGGGATCAGAACGATAGTAAGGGCGCCATCAATGCCTTGAGAAAACTGCGAGATCATTCT GTGCAAGCTGATGTGATCAGTATACTTACTGAAAAAATGGAAATTCATACCTTGGACTTGTTTTCTTGCATACTCCCTGTGCTTGTGGGATTACTAGATAGCAAGATGGAAAG GCACATAAGTGTCTCTTTGGAGATGTTACTAAAGCTTGTAGCCGTCTTTGGCCCAGTAATACGCTCAACCGTGTCCGGTCCTCCTGGAGTTGGTGTTAATCTACAAGCAGAGCAAAG GCTAGAATGCTGCAAGCAGTGCTTCGTTCACCTGCAAATGATCCAGCAAATTCTTCCAGAAATCATCAG GAAAGGCGGTGTGTTGGCCAGATTAGCTCTGGAGCTGAATCTAGTTCTACGAGAATCGTAG
- the LOC126664858 gene encoding protein STRUBBELIG-RECEPTOR FAMILY 3-like — protein MVGCLKWGVFPGLVLVAFTVSFCSASTDPRDVLAINSLWVTLNLPPLLGWSPGGDPCGEEWQGVICVLSNITELRLSGMNLGGTLGDDLSLFESIMAIDLSNNHIGGNIPLSLPTTLLSFSLSGNHFEGSIPGTLSSLNQLSHLSLNDNNLDGGIPDAFQQMPTLTTLNLSGNNLSGQLPPSMGNLSSLTTLHLQNNQLGGVLDVLQDLLLQDLNIENNLFSGPIPVKLLTIPNFRKDGNPFNTTIIASPPLAFPPSAAMPPFTAEAPETQTHWPTMTPIPITEAERSRPFFTTHRAILVGAAAVVIVVFIILSLIVSVCCKRRKVKEDAERGDVDSYKGRSKKPDSKASTQQFKHEKVPRNPVVKLQDQFQIDNRKMETSPKLQDERGNGLTRMSVLSRKDHKIDKNFTALQPLPPSASCPPVDRVTVNPVVPAEAYTRSKSTKNLKSSSSLKVFNIATLQQYTNSFSEENFVGEGTHTSVYKAEFPDGKLLAVKKLNSMCIRQHTDEQFLDLVATLSKLRHPNIVQLVGYCIEHGQRLLVYKYCETGTLHDALHMDHEIHKKLTWNARIRLALGAARALQYLHEVCEPPMVHQNFRSGNVLLDEKLAACVSDCGLAPLQSSGSASELSGRLNAYGYGAPELELGNYTCKSDVYSFGVVMLELLTGRKSYDRSRARGEQSLVRWAIPRLHDIDSLSDMVDPSLDGAHPAKSLSRFADIIARCVQWEPEFRPPMSEIVQDLLRMM, from the exons ATGGTGGGTTGTCTGAAGTGGGGAGTGTTTCCTGGGTTGGTGTTAGTGGCCTTCACGGTGTCGTTTTGTTCTGCTTCCACTGATCCTCGTGATg tttTGGCTATTAATTCGTTGTGGGTGACACTGAACTTACCGCCTTTGCTTGGATGGTCACCTGGAGGAGACCCTTGTGGAGAGGAATGGCAAGGGGTTATTTGTGTCCTTTCTAACATAACTGAACT GAGATTAAGTGGCATGAACTTAGGTGGAACTTTGGGGGATGACTTGTCATTGTTTGAATCTATTATGGCAAT AGATCTCAGCAACAATCATATTGGAGGGAACATTCCGTTGAGCTTGCCTACTACTTTGCTTAGTTT TTCTCTTTCTGGTAATCACTTCGAGGGAAGCATCCCGGGTACATTATCCTCCTTAAATCAACTGTCACACTT GTCATTAAATGATAATAATCTAGACGGCGGAATACCAGATGCCTTTCAACAGATGCCAACTTTGACAACTTT GAATCTGTCAGGTAATAATTTGAGTGGCCAGCTTCCTCCGTCGATGGGAAACTTGTCATCCCTTACCACATT GCATTTGCAGAATAATCAACTCGGAGGAGTTCTGGATGTATTACAAGATCTACTCCTTCAGGATCT TAATATAGAGAACAATTTATTCTCAGGACCTATACCTGTGAAGTTGCTGACTATTCCAAATTTTAG AAAAGATGGCAATCCTTTCAATACAACTATTATTGCTTCTCCTCCTCTGGCATTTCCACCATCTGCTGCCATGCCCCCATTTACTGCTGAAGCACCTGAGACGCAGACACACTGGCCGACTATGACACCAATTCCAATAACTGAGGCTGAAAGATCGAGGCCATTTTTTACAACTCACAGGGCCATTTTGGTTGGTGCTGCAGCAGTGGTGATAGTTGTCTTTATAATATTGTCTCTTATAGTGTCGGTATGCTGTAAAAGAAGGAAAGTAAAGGAAGATGCCGAAAGGGGTGATGTTGATTCTTACAAGGGCCGCTCGAAAAAGCCTGATAGTAAAGCTTCAACGCAACAGTTTAAGCACGAgaaag TTCCAAGAAATCCTGTAGTAAAGTTACAAGATCAGTTTCAAATAGACAACAGAAAAATGGAGACAAGTCCAAAGCTGCAGGATGAACGGGGAAATGGTTTAACAAGAATGTCTGTTTTATCAAGGAAGGATCATAAGATAGATAAGAATTTTACGGCATTGCAGCCATTGCCACCTTCTGCTTCATGCCCTCCTGTCGACAGAGTCACTGTCAACCCGGTTGTCCCTGCTGAAGCATATACAAGGAGCAAGTCGACCAAGAATCTGAAATCTTCAAGCTCTTTAAAGGTGTTCAACATCGCCACACTTCAGCAATATACAAACAGTTTTTCAGAAGAAAACTTTGTTGGAGAAGGCACACATACCAGTGTTTACAAGGCCGAGTTTCCTGATGGAAAG CTCCTGGCAGTCAAGAAATTAAACAGCATGTGTATTAGGCAACACACCGATGAACAATTTCTTGACTTGGTTGCTACTCTGTCTAAACTTCGGCATCCAAATATTGTGCAACTCGTGGGCTATTGTATTGAGCATGGACAACGGCTACTTGTTTATAAGTATTGCGAGACAGGGACGCTTCATGATGCACTGCATATGGATCACGAGATCCACAAGAAACTTACGTGGAATGCACGCATTCGGCTAGCATTAGGAGCTGCCAGAGCCCTACA ATATCTGCATGAAGTTTGTGAGCCACCCATGGTCCACCAGAATTTCAGATCTGGAAATGTTCTTCTTGATGAAAAGCTTGCAGCATGTGTCTCGGACTGTGGTTTGGCCCCTTTACAATCGTCTGGCTCTGCAAGCGAG TTATCAGGACGCCTCAACGCTTATGGCTATGGTGCTCCAGAATTGGAATTGGGAAATTATACTTGCAAGAGCGATGTATACAGCTTTGGAGTGGTAATGCTAGAACTCCTCACCGGAAGGAAGTCTTATGACAG GTCTCGTGCTCGAGGGGAGCAATCTCTCGTTAGATGGGCAATTCCTCGCCTTCATGATATAGATTCGCTATCTGATATGGTTGATCCGTCTTTAGATGGAGCACATCCTGCCAAGTCTTTATCGCGTTTTGCTGATATAATAGCCAGATGTGTTCAG TGGGAGCCAGAGTTCAGGCCGCCTATGTCCGAAATTGTCCAGGACCTTTTGCGTATGATGTAG